The following are encoded together in the Flavobacterium sp. TR2 genome:
- a CDS encoding septal ring lytic transglycosylase RlpA family protein, which translates to MKKIALYIALIFSIIAIARQKTKTAINTFASVRESVLYKKNAHASYYHDKFNGRKTASGKRFNNNKFTAAHKKLPFGTILKITNEANKKFAIVEVIDRGPYVKRREIDLSKRAFMEIASNKKSGLLSVTIEIVK; encoded by the coding sequence ATGAAAAAGATTGCACTATATATTGCTTTAATTTTTTCTATCATCGCAATTGCACGGCAAAAAACCAAAACAGCTATTAATACATTTGCATCAGTTAGAGAAAGTGTTTTATACAAAAAAAATGCTCATGCTTCTTATTACCATGACAAATTTAATGGCAGAAAAACAGCAAGCGGCAAAAGGTTCAACAATAATAAATTTACTGCAGCCCATAAAAAATTACCTTTTGGAACAATCTTAAAAATAACAAACGAAGCAAATAAGAAATTCGCAATTGTAGAAGTCATTGACAGAGGCCCATATGTCAAAAGAAGAGAAATTGATCTCAGCAAAAGAGCCTTTATGGAAATTGCTTCCAATAAAAAAAGCGGTTTGCTATCTGTAACTATTGAAATTGTAAAATAA
- a CDS encoding ParA family protein, whose protein sequence is MGKIIAIANQKGGVGKTTTSVNLAASLGVLEKKVLLIDADPQANATSGLGIDVETVETGTYQILEHTVTPKEAVLKCTAPNVDVIPAHIDLVAIEIELVDKENREYMLKKALEEAKEEYDYIIIDCAPSLGLLTLNALTAADSVVIPIQCEYFALEGLGKLLNTIKSIQKIHNPDLDIEGLLLTMYDSRLRLSNQVVEEVQKHFNDMVFDTVIQRNVKLSEAPSFGESIINYDATSKGAVNYIHLAQEIIKKNSK, encoded by the coding sequence ATGGGCAAAATCATTGCTATTGCTAATCAAAAAGGAGGCGTTGGAAAGACTACTACATCAGTAAATCTTGCTGCCTCATTAGGTGTTTTAGAGAAAAAAGTATTATTGATCGACGCTGATCCACAGGCCAATGCCACATCAGGCCTTGGAATTGACGTAGAAACAGTTGAAACCGGAACGTACCAAATACTTGAGCATACTGTAACACCAAAAGAAGCCGTTTTAAAATGTACAGCACCAAACGTAGATGTGATACCTGCTCACATTGACCTTGTTGCTATCGAAATTGAATTGGTTGACAAGGAAAACCGTGAGTATATGCTTAAAAAAGCATTGGAAGAAGCAAAAGAAGAATATGACTACATCATTATCGACTGCGCCCCTTCTCTAGGTCTGTTAACCCTGAATGCATTAACAGCAGCAGATTCTGTAGTTATTCCTATTCAATGCGAATATTTTGCGCTTGAAGGACTAGGAAAATTATTGAACACTATTAAGAGTATTCAAAAAATACACAACCCAGATCTTGACATTGAAGGCTTACTGCTTACTATGTACGATTCAAGATTACGTTTATCTAATCAAGTTGTGGAAGAAGTTCAAAAACACTTCAATGATATGGTTTTTGACACTGTAATTCAGCGAAATGTAAAATTAAGTGAGGCTCCGAGTTTTGGAGAAAGTATCATTAATTATGATGCGACAAGCAAAGGTGCCGTAAACTACATTCATTTAGCACAGGAAATTATAAAGAAAAACAGTAAATAG
- a CDS encoding ParB/RepB/Spo0J family partition protein: MTKVIKKQALGRGLSALLKDPENDIKSVEDKNADKVVGNIIELEISAIEINPFQPRSNFNEESLRELATSIKELGVIQPITVRKLDFNKYQLISGERRLRASKLVGLTHVPAYIRIANDNESLVMALVENIQRHDLDPIEIALSYQRLIDEIQLTQEQMSERVGKKRSTIANYLRLLKLDPIIQTGIRDGFISMGHGRAIINIEDLDVQTDIYQKIVSQNLSVRETEALVKNYHEGQQPKADGKPKADAGFIVRETQKHTFNDYFGSKVDIKVAGNGKGKITIPFNSEADFNRIIKLING; this comes from the coding sequence ATGACAAAAGTAATTAAAAAACAAGCCTTAGGAAGAGGATTATCTGCCTTATTAAAAGATCCGGAAAACGACATTAAATCAGTAGAAGACAAAAATGCTGACAAGGTTGTTGGAAATATTATTGAGCTTGAAATAAGTGCGATTGAAATAAATCCGTTTCAGCCTAGAAGCAATTTTAATGAAGAATCGTTACGCGAGTTAGCCACTTCAATCAAAGAACTTGGTGTAATTCAACCTATTACTGTTCGTAAATTAGATTTTAATAAATACCAGTTAATCTCTGGAGAGCGTCGTCTTCGTGCATCAAAATTAGTAGGCCTAACTCATGTTCCTGCTTATATTCGTATTGCAAATGACAACGAATCATTAGTTATGGCTTTGGTTGAAAACATTCAGCGTCATGACTTAGATCCAATCGAGATTGCTTTATCATACCAACGTTTAATTGACGAAATTCAATTAACTCAAGAACAAATGAGTGAAAGAGTTGGAAAAAAACGTTCGACAATTGCCAACTATTTGCGTCTTTTAAAACTAGATCCAATTATCCAAACGGGTATTCGCGATGGTTTTATCAGTATGGGCCACGGTAGAGCAATTATCAACATCGAAGATTTAGACGTTCAGACTGATATTTATCAAAAAATCGTTAGCCAAAACTTATCTGTTCGCGAGACAGAAGCTTTAGTTAAAAATTACCATGAAGGCCAGCAGCCAAAAGCAGATGGCAAACCTAAAGCTGATGCTGGATTTATTGTTAGAGAAACACAAAAACACACTTTCAACGATTATTTTGGCTCAAAAGTTGATATAAAAGTCGCTGGCAACGGAAAAGGAAAAATTACAATTCCATTTAATTCTGAAGCCGACTTTAACAGAATTATAAAATTAATAAACGGATAG
- a CDS encoding DUF5683 domain-containing protein, translated as MNKIVPIGLLFFLTGTVSLFAQVKKDTVLVVKDTTALQEIDPLTPAKAAFYSAILPGLGQAYNKKYWKIPLVYGAIGTSLYFYIDNNKKYHDYRDAYKRRLEGYNDDKYQFLDDNRLIEGQKFYQRNRDLSALFVVGFYVLNIIDANVDAALIQFNVNERLSMRPEIYPDDVTFKPNVGLTFNYKF; from the coding sequence GTGAATAAAATTGTCCCCATTGGTCTATTGTTCTTTCTAACAGGAACCGTTTCTCTTTTTGCCCAGGTAAAAAAAGACACGGTTTTGGTCGTAAAAGACACTACTGCATTACAAGAAATAGACCCGCTTACACCAGCAAAAGCAGCTTTTTATTCTGCTATTTTACCAGGTTTAGGCCAAGCATACAACAAAAAATATTGGAAAATCCCATTGGTTTACGGAGCAATCGGAACGAGTTTATATTTCTATATAGACAACAACAAAAAATACCACGATTATCGCGACGCCTACAAACGAAGATTAGAAGGCTATAACGATGACAAATATCAATTTTTGGATGACAATCGTCTTATTGAAGGGCAAAAATTCTATCAGAGAAACAGAGATTTATCTGCTTTGTTTGTTGTCGGATTCTATGTCTTAAATATTATCGATGCCAATGTTGATGCCGCATTGATACAGTTTAACGTAAACGAACGGCTTTCAATGCGTCCAGAAATTTATCCTGACGATGTAACATTTAAACCAAACGTCGGACTAACCTTTAATTATAAGTTTTAA
- the dapB gene encoding 4-hydroxy-tetrahydrodipicolinate reductase — translation MKIALLGYGKMGKVIERIALERGHEIVLKKDEFNTYDGLSTADVAIDFSVPSAAVNNISASFNANVPVVSGTTGWLEHYDEMIALCNEKKGGFISSSNFSLGVNIFFGLNEYLAKIMNQFDSYKVSMEEIHHIHKLDAPSGTAISLAQGVIENSSYSEWTLEDAKNNQIHIEAKRIGEVPGTHTVTYDSPIDSIEIKHTAHNREGFALGAVIAAEWLAGKQGVFSMKDVLNLQ, via the coding sequence ATGAAAATTGCGCTTTTAGGATACGGAAAAATGGGTAAAGTAATCGAAAGAATTGCTTTAGAAAGAGGTCATGAAATAGTTTTAAAGAAAGATGAATTTAACACCTATGACGGACTTTCAACAGCTGATGTTGCTATCGATTTCAGCGTTCCATCAGCAGCAGTAAACAATATTTCTGCATCTTTTAACGCTAACGTTCCTGTGGTTTCGGGAACAACAGGATGGCTAGAACATTATGACGAAATGATTGCGCTTTGCAACGAGAAAAAAGGAGGTTTTATTTCTAGTTCAAATTTCAGTTTAGGAGTAAATATTTTCTTCGGACTTAATGAATATTTAGCGAAAATCATGAATCAATTCGATTCTTATAAAGTTTCGATGGAAGAAATCCACCATATCCACAAACTTGATGCACCAAGCGGAACAGCTATTTCTTTAGCCCAAGGTGTTATTGAAAACAGCAGCTATTCAGAATGGACTTTAGAAGATGCCAAAAACAATCAGATTCATATTGAAGCAAAAAGAATTGGCGAAGTGCCTGGAACACACACAGTAACTTACGATTCTCCTATTGACAGCATCGAAATCAAACATACTGCCCATAACCGCGAAGGTTTTGCTCTTGGCGCTGTTATCGCTGCAGAATGGCTTGCTGGAAAACAGGGAGTTTTCTCAATGAAAGACGTATTAAACTTACAATAA
- the lepB gene encoding signal peptidase I, with translation MTLYSWFVFFLAVQIIHFLGTWKLYQAAGRKSWEAAIPVYNSIVLMKIIGRPTWWTLLLFIPIINLIMFPVVWVETLRTFGKKSTLDTILGLFTLGFYIYVVNYTQKLEYNKDRKLTPENKAADTVSSLLFAIIVATLVHTYVVQPYTIPTSSLEKSLLIGDFLFVSKLNYGPRVPMTTVALPMVHDSIPLTKSKSYLSWPQLPYFRLPAIQKINRCDIVVFNWPVDTVHYFFEPKGRPGVIKPIDKKSNYVKRCVGIPGDSLSIKDGYVFINGKKLALPERAKPQYSYAVALDGKTPIDFETIFKELDITDPAGFRTEKRDTLYLGALTEAGAQRFKNTPGVTAVIRKVDTGNNNDIFPHINKWNQDNMGPIYIPEAGKTVALTNESLPFYKEIITNYEGNTLELQGSKFLINGKPATTYTFKQNYYWMMGDNRHNSEDSRYWGYVPENHIVGKPVFIWMSWDTNGKGINKVRWNRVFTTVDGEGQPQSYFKYFLILLAIYFVGDFIWKKRRENKA, from the coding sequence ATGACACTTTACTCTTGGTTCGTATTTTTCTTAGCCGTTCAAATCATTCATTTTCTTGGAACTTGGAAATTGTATCAGGCAGCAGGAAGAAAAAGCTGGGAAGCAGCAATTCCGGTATACAATTCAATTGTTTTAATGAAAATTATCGGACGCCCAACATGGTGGACATTATTGCTTTTCATCCCAATCATCAACCTGATTATGTTTCCAGTTGTATGGGTAGAAACATTAAGAACTTTTGGCAAAAAAAGTACTTTAGACACTATTTTAGGTCTTTTCACTTTAGGCTTTTACATCTATGTTGTCAACTACACTCAAAAATTAGAGTACAACAAAGACCGTAAATTAACTCCCGAAAACAAAGCGGCAGATACTGTAAGTTCTTTGCTTTTTGCCATTATAGTGGCAACATTAGTGCATACTTATGTTGTACAGCCTTACACCATCCCGACTTCATCATTAGAAAAATCTTTATTGATTGGCGATTTCTTATTTGTGAGCAAATTAAACTACGGCCCTAGAGTCCCGATGACAACTGTTGCATTGCCAATGGTTCATGACTCTATTCCTTTAACTAAAAGCAAATCTTATTTAAGCTGGCCGCAATTGCCATATTTTAGATTACCTGCTATTCAAAAAATAAACCGATGCGATATCGTCGTCTTTAACTGGCCAGTCGATACAGTGCATTATTTCTTTGAACCAAAAGGAAGACCGGGCGTTATCAAACCGATTGATAAAAAATCAAATTACGTAAAAAGATGTGTTGGTATTCCTGGAGACAGCTTATCAATAAAAGATGGTTACGTTTTCATTAACGGAAAAAAATTAGCCCTGCCAGAAAGAGCAAAACCACAGTATTCATATGCTGTAGCATTGGACGGAAAAACACCTATTGACTTTGAAACAATCTTCAAAGAATTAGACATCACAGATCCTGCAGGTTTTAGAACCGAAAAAAGAGACACCCTTTATTTAGGTGCCTTAACAGAAGCTGGAGCTCAAAGGTTTAAAAACACTCCTGGAGTTACTGCCGTTATTAGAAAAGTTGACACAGGAAACAACAACGATATTTTCCCTCACATCAATAAATGGAACCAAGACAATATGGGACCAATTTATATTCCCGAGGCAGGAAAAACTGTTGCATTAACAAATGAATCTCTTCCTTTTTACAAAGAGATAATCACAAATTACGAAGGAAACACGTTAGAATTACAAGGTTCAAAATTCTTAATCAACGGTAAGCCGGCAACAACATATACCTTCAAACAAAACTATTACTGGATGATGGGAGACAACCGTCATAACTCAGAAGATAGCCGCTATTGGGGTTATGTGCCAGAAAATCATATCGTAGGTAAACCAGTATTCATTTGGATGAGCTGGGATACAAACGGAAAAGGCATCAATAAAGTTCGCTGGAACAGAGTTTTTACCACTGTAGACGGCGAAGGCCAGCCTCAATCTTACTTCAAATATTTCCTAATACTTCTTGCCATCTACTTCGTTGGAGATTTTATCTGGAAAAAAAGAAGAGAAAATAAAGCATAA
- a CDS encoding WbqC family protein, translating into MNSLILPTYFPSISHFAVIAQSDSITFEMEDNFQKQTNRNRTYIYSPNGIQLLNIPVKHSKATHQKTKDILIENEFDWQKQHFKSLEAAYRSSPFFEYFEDDIAPIFEKKHQFLMDLNFEVLDVVTKCLRMKLEFGKTAEYFHEVTDFTDFRYLANGKKDANSFEKYTQVFDDKHGFINNLSVLDLLFNEGKFAMDYLKTQKII; encoded by the coding sequence ATGAATTCCTTAATACTTCCGACTTATTTCCCATCTATTAGCCATTTTGCTGTAATAGCGCAATCTGACAGCATTACTTTTGAAATGGAAGATAATTTTCAGAAACAGACCAATAGAAATAGAACTTACATCTATAGTCCGAATGGAATTCAATTGCTAAACATTCCCGTTAAGCATTCTAAAGCGACGCATCAGAAGACGAAAGACATTTTGATTGAAAACGAATTTGATTGGCAGAAACAGCATTTTAAATCGCTTGAAGCAGCATACAGAAGTTCTCCGTTCTTTGAGTACTTCGAAGATGATATCGCTCCTATTTTTGAGAAAAAACATCAATTTTTAATGGACTTGAACTTCGAAGTTCTGGACGTTGTCACGAAATGCCTTCGAATGAAACTGGAATTTGGAAAAACAGCTGAATATTTCCATGAAGTTACCGACTTTACCGATTTCAGATACTTGGCAAACGGTAAAAAAGATGCTAATTCGTTTGAAAAATATACTCAGGTATTTGATGACAAACATGGTTTCATCAACAATTTAAGCGTTTTGGATTTGCTTTTTAACGAAGGTAAATTTGCAATGGATTACTTGAAGACACAGAAAATAATTTAA
- a CDS encoding endonuclease/exonuclease/phosphatase family protein has product MKNLSWFNKIMFFLNIVLTVLTFSIYVLPFLAPKSFPLLSVLTLFMPAFFVANVLFFVYWGIQFKKRLILSGLVLLTGITFISKFYKFSGKEYVKDEKDFSVMSYNVRLFNVFKWLDRDDIPSNIKAFIDEKDPDILCIQEYSNSAHLDLKVYPHRYIFIDGKKIKTGQAIFSKFPIIDQGNIIFPKSDNNVVYADIKRGKDIIRVYNMHLQSIKISPDVSEISDDIDNVNQKKSQRIYARISKGFTQQQEQAEIFKENIKKCNYPIIICGDMNNSPFSYVYRNIKGKLKDAFEEAGEGFGATYKFKYYPARIDYIFMDSKMKVKEFESFSDFENSDHYPIMTRLSME; this is encoded by the coding sequence TGCTGACTGTGCTTACATTTAGCATCTATGTTTTGCCTTTTTTAGCACCTAAAAGTTTTCCGCTTTTATCGGTGCTTACTTTGTTTATGCCAGCCTTTTTTGTGGCCAATGTATTGTTTTTTGTCTATTGGGGCATTCAATTTAAAAAACGCCTTATTTTATCAGGGCTAGTTTTGCTGACAGGGATTACATTTATCAGTAAATTTTATAAGTTTTCTGGAAAAGAGTACGTAAAAGACGAAAAGGATTTTTCTGTAATGAGTTATAATGTCCGTTTATTTAATGTTTTTAAATGGCTGGATCGAGATGATATTCCGTCAAATATTAAAGCTTTTATAGACGAAAAAGATCCTGATATTTTATGCATTCAAGAATATTCAAATTCGGCACATTTGGATTTAAAAGTATATCCGCACCGTTACATTTTTATTGATGGCAAAAAAATTAAAACAGGCCAGGCTATTTTTTCTAAGTTTCCTATTATCGATCAAGGAAATATCATTTTTCCTAAGTCGGACAATAATGTGGTTTATGCGGATATTAAGCGCGGAAAAGATATTATTCGTGTTTACAATATGCACTTGCAATCCATTAAGATTTCTCCTGATGTAAGTGAAATTTCGGATGATATCGATAATGTCAATCAGAAGAAATCGCAGCGCATTTATGCTAGAATCAGCAAAGGATTCACGCAACAGCAAGAGCAGGCTGAAATTTTTAAAGAGAACATCAAAAAATGCAACTACCCAATCATTATCTGTGGCGATATGAATAATAGCCCGTTTTCGTATGTGTACAGAAACATAAAAGGAAAATTGAAAGATGCTTTTGAAGAAGCGGGAGAAGGTTTTGGCGCTACTTACAAATTCAAATATTATCCTGCTAGAATCGACTATATTTTTATGGATAGCAAAATGAAAGTGAAGGAATTTGAAAGCTTCTCTGATTTTGAAAATTCAGATCATTATCCAATCATGACAAGACTTTCGATGGAATGA